The genomic region ATCTCTACGTTGTGTATCTCTGGTATCGTAAGCTGAAGGACGGATTCCAGTCCTAATAATAAACCTACAGAAAAGACAATCCAGACTCCAAGATGTACTAAAATGATTCTTTTAGGGCTCAAGCCTTCAGAATATCACAACCCCTTCAACTCACTCACCAACTCCGTAAGCACCTTCTTGGCATCGCCAAAGAGCATGCTGGTCTTGTCGCGGTAAAAGAGGTCGTTGTCAATGCCAGCATAGCCCACGCTCATGCTGCGCTTGTTCACTACGGTGTGTTTGGCATCTTCCACGTTCAGAATAGGCATGCCGTAGATAGGCGAGGAGGGGTCTTCCTTGGCGGCAGGGTTCACTACATCGTTTGCGCCAAGAACAAGCACTACATCGGTGGTGGCAAACTCTGGGTTGATGTCTTCCATTTCCACCAGCTTGTCGTACTCCACGTTGCTTTCTGCCAGCAACACGTTCATGTGTCCGGGCATTCGGCCCGCCACCGGGTGAATGGCGTATTTCACTTCCACACCGCGGCTTTCAAGCAATTGCTCCATCTCATGCACCACGTGCTGTGCCTGCGCCACTGCCAAACCATAACCAGGAACAATAATCACCTTGCTTGAATAATTCAGCAAAACGGCAAGGTCGCTCGGGTTGGTCTGCTTGTATGATTTCTGCTCACCACTCGCTGCGGCTGCTGTTGCTCCGCCTGTACCGAATGCGCCAAAGATGACGGCAGACAATGAGCGGTTCATGGCCCGTGTCATTACTACTGTAAGAATGGTACCTGCCGAACCGACAAGGATACCACCCGTTAGCATGGCCATATTGCCGTAAAGGAAGCCACCGAAGGCGGCTGCCATTCCCGTAAAGGAGTTCAGCAGCGAGATGACCACAGGCATATCTGCACCACCAATTGGCAGTACGAACATCACGCCATAGGTCAAACTCAAACCAAGAAGAATGTATACCCACATTTCAGGGTTGGTGTGAATGTGACCACCGGCCAAGCAGATGGTGAGGCCAACTGCCGCAATGATGAGTAGTGTATTGAGAATATTGTAGAAGGGCAGTCGGATATCCTTGTTCAGGTTACCGTTCAGCTTCAGGAAAGCGATCATACTACCTGCAAACGAAGTGCTACCGATCACAAGTCCGGCAAAAATGGTGGTGAGGATGAGCCAATCGCCCGTATGGATGTAATGCGGGAATTCGATGAGTCCGATGATGGCCGCACACGCACCGCCCATTCCGTTGAACAGCGAAACCATCTGTGGCATGGCGGTCATTTCCACACGTTTGGCAATGATCCAACCAAGCACCGAACCGATGACGATACCCGCGCCTATCCAAGGCAGGTTGTGCAGGTGCTGTCCGCTATCGTCCGTGTAGAGAAAAATGGTGGCAATGATGGCAATGGTCATACCCGCGGCCGCCCACAGGTTTCCGCTTCGGGCGGTCTTCGGACCGCTCATCATTTTCAATCCCAGAATGTACAATACCGATGCAATGAGGTACGCGATCTCCAATATGTA from Flavobacteriales bacterium harbors:
- a CDS encoding NAD(P)(+) transhydrogenase (Re/Si-specific) subunit beta, encoding MGDYILEIAYLIASVLYILGLKMMSGPKTARSGNLWAAAGMTIAIIATIFLYTDDSGQHLHNLPWIGAGIVIGSVLGWIIAKRVEMTAMPQMVSLFNGMGGACAAIIGLIEFPHYIHTGDWLILTTIFAGLVIGSTSFAGSMIAFLKLNGNLNKDIRLPFYNILNTLLIIAAVGLTICLAGGHIHTNPEMWVYILLGLSLTYGVMFVLPIGGADMPVVISLLNSFTGMAAAFGGFLYGNMAMLTGGILVGSAGTILTVVMTRAMNRSLSAVIFGAFGTGGATAAAASGEQKSYKQTNPSDLAVLLNYSSKVIIVPGYGLAVAQAQHVVHEMEQLLESRGVEVKYAIHPVAGRMPGHMNVLLAESNVEYDKLVEMEDINPEFATTDVVLVLGANDVVNPAAKEDPSSPIYGMPILNVEDAKHTVVNKRSMSVGYAGIDNDLFYRDKTSMLFGDAKKVLTELVSELKGL